A genomic region of Desulfovibrio sp. TomC contains the following coding sequences:
- a CDS encoding HAMP domain-containing sensor histidine kinase: MYLSRKPIKYYGILFKLLVVFIGIMIFAYFTISTLLIYIKDSVNISRDIVKVRFEVLTISQRLVDSLLVMEENQKKYEILHSDEYKKNFMAALSEYKNAIWSILWFRYEGFSAWEELHAEFRETFPDLAQGRDLSKEPWIDQDRLNQWMRIVVSARQDNERVLESGMRELFRISEVAVNRGVSGLTISIGVGLLGVLFLTYSLSRPLRELRRGIRAYTRDGRLEPIRVLSKDELGELGAAFNDMTVRLKEEERMRADFIDMVSHEIRTPLTSIRESVNLMRERVLGDVNERQKRFLDIASDELQRISAMLTSLLKVSSMASQIVDLAPVTFNPEELLRETLEKAGPSAEAKGISLSPRVAPDIVSVVGDRELLGQALYNLVGNAVKFSPPERTVRVGVEMADGGEKLLVSISDEGPGIPEEEQSHVFNKYYRGVRTKRTTDGIGLGLNIAKTIVEAHGGNIWLSSLPGKGCTFYFTIPVDGARA, translated from the coding sequence ATGTATTTGTCCCGAAAGCCCATCAAGTATTACGGCATCCTGTTTAAGCTGCTGGTGGTCTTTATTGGCATCATGATTTTTGCCTATTTTACCATATCCACGCTGCTTATCTACATAAAAGACTCGGTCAATATCTCCCGCGACATCGTCAAGGTTCGTTTCGAGGTGCTCACCATTTCCCAGCGTCTGGTGGACAGCCTCCTTGTCATGGAGGAAAATCAGAAGAAGTACGAGATCCTCCATTCTGACGAATACAAAAAGAACTTCATGGCGGCGTTGTCCGAATATAAAAACGCCATCTGGAGCATCTTGTGGTTCCGTTATGAAGGATTTTCAGCCTGGGAAGAACTCCATGCCGAGTTTCGAGAGACATTTCCCGATCTGGCCCAAGGGAGGGATCTGTCCAAAGAACCGTGGATCGACCAGGACAGGCTCAACCAATGGATGCGCATTGTGGTCAGTGCCCGCCAGGACAACGAACGGGTCCTGGAATCCGGGATGCGCGAACTGTTCCGCATAAGCGAAGTGGCCGTCAACCGGGGCGTCTCGGGACTGACCATCTCCATTGGCGTCGGCCTTCTGGGCGTGCTTTTTCTCACCTATTCCTTAAGCCGTCCGTTGCGGGAACTGCGCCGAGGCATCCGGGCCTACACCCGCGACGGCCGGCTGGAACCAATCCGGGTGCTCTCCAAGGACGAACTTGGGGAACTCGGCGCGGCCTTTAACGACATGACCGTGCGCCTTAAGGAAGAAGAGCGGATGCGGGCAGATTTCATCGACATGGTCAGCCACGAGATCCGGACGCCGCTGACCTCCATCCGCGAATCCGTCAACCTGATGCGCGAACGGGTGCTTGGCGACGTCAACGAACGGCAAAAGCGCTTTCTCGACATTGCCAGCGACGAACTGCAGCGGATATCGGCCATGTTGACCAGCCTGCTCAAGGTCTCGAGCATGGCCTCCCAGATTGTGGATCTGGCTCCGGTGACGTTTAACCCCGAAGAGCTGCTGCGGGAAACCCTGGAAAAAGCCGGGCCGTCCGCTGAAGCCAAGGGCATTAGCCTGTCGCCCCGGGTGGCTCCGGACATTGTCTCGGTGGTGGGCGACCGCGAACTGCTTGGGCAGGCCCTGTACAATCTGGTCGGCAACGCCGTGAAGTTTTCCCCGCCTGAACGTACGGTGCGGGTAGGGGTGGAGATGGCCGACGGCGGCGAAAAGCTGCTGGTCAGCATTTCCGATGAGGGACCGGGGATTCCCGAAGAGGAACAATCCCACGTGTTCAATAAGTATTACCGTGGGGTGCGCACCAAGCGCACGACGGACGGCATCGGCCT
- a CDS encoding PH domain-containing protein has protein sequence MSLKGLVFEGETIRYRTGKHWVVLAKAVILFVLALVVWSSEPTLLKLVQFKVPEELERFVPTILSVGVRLFRYVFFILLTLLALVRLFSFFTLRVGLTDKRLLCDDALLGSFSLDLGKIESVKCEPGLFGGLLGYGKVILTASSSQRLVVTNLSRPHVLEQEIFAAK, from the coding sequence ATGAGCCTGAAGGGCCTTGTTTTTGAAGGTGAGACCATCCGATACCGGACGGGCAAGCATTGGGTCGTGCTGGCCAAGGCAGTGATCCTTTTCGTCCTGGCCTTGGTCGTGTGGTCAAGTGAGCCGACGCTCCTTAAACTCGTGCAGTTTAAGGTCCCGGAAGAACTGGAGCGGTTTGTGCCGACGATTCTGTCTGTCGGCGTACGGCTTTTTCGCTATGTCTTTTTCATTTTGCTGACGCTGTTGGCCCTGGTGCGGCTCTTTTCTTTTTTTACGCTGCGGGTGGGGCTCACCGACAAGCGCTTGCTGTGCGATGATGCCTTGTTGGGTAGTTTTTCCCTGGACCTTGGCAAGATCGAATCGGTCAAGTGCGAGCCAGGGCTGTTCGGCGGCCTTTTAGGCTACGGCAAGGTGATTCTCACGGCCTCAAGTAGTCAACGTCTGGTCGTCACCAATCTATCGCGTCCCCACGTGCTCGAACAGGAAATCTTCGCTGCCAAATAG
- a CDS encoding rhomboid family intramembrane serine protease, with the protein MTDSPRPGLPRRPLLPTSRPSLWPRPGQRDLTQAVSGHPGPATAIRAREWDLILSSRGIPHAIRRQGGGYRLFVPRRRAEEALKELAGYAAERQTIVLPDPEAASVRPQVWPAVLAVMGLITGAWGFLLGERLFFGRRVAWKALGAGDSTAMLAGQWYRAVTALNLHADPAHLLGNAVSGALFLSLLCRETGVGLGFALTLAAGAGGNVLKVLIQGPGLHFLGASTAVFGALGALGGVRLASRWPPLTFRRSAPAAAALMLLAMLGAGSEEGGPVDLAGHLFGFLTGTVLGLGVGFWLAGRRRPGAAVQLLWGALALGLAVAAWAAAV; encoded by the coding sequence GTGACCGATTCGCCGCGCCCTGGCCTTCCGAGACGGCCGCTTTTACCCACTTCCCGGCCTTCCCTGTGGCCCCGGCCCGGCCAGCGGGATCTGACCCAGGCCGTTAGCGGCCACCCCGGCCCGGCCACGGCCATTCGCGCCCGGGAATGGGACCTTATTTTGTCCTCCCGGGGCATCCCCCACGCCATCCGTCGCCAGGGCGGCGGCTATCGGCTGTTTGTGCCGCGCCGCCGGGCCGAGGAGGCACTCAAGGAACTGGCCGGCTATGCTGCCGAACGCCAGACCATTGTACTGCCTGATCCCGAGGCCGCATCGGTGCGTCCCCAGGTTTGGCCCGCTGTGCTGGCCGTCATGGGTCTTATTACCGGGGCCTGGGGGTTTTTGCTGGGTGAGCGGCTGTTTTTCGGTCGTCGCGTGGCCTGGAAAGCCCTTGGGGCCGGGGATTCGACCGCCATGCTGGCCGGGCAATGGTACCGGGCGGTGACAGCCCTCAATCTGCACGCCGATCCGGCCCATCTGCTCGGCAATGCCGTCAGCGGGGCGCTTTTTCTGTCGCTCTTGTGCCGCGAAACCGGGGTGGGCCTGGGGTTTGCCCTGACGCTGGCCGCCGGGGCCGGGGGCAATGTACTCAAAGTCCTTATCCAGGGACCAGGATTGCATTTTCTCGGGGCGTCCACTGCCGTTTTCGGGGCGCTGGGCGCTTTGGGCGGGGTGCGACTGGCCAGCCGCTGGCCGCCGCTGACCTTTCGCCGCTCGGCTCCGGCCGCAGCAGCCCTCATGCTGCTGGCCATGCTCGGGGCCGGGAGCGAGGAGGGCGGGCCGGTGGATCTGGCCGGCCATCTGTTTGGGTTTTTGACCGGAACCGTCCTTGGCCTTGGCGTCGGTTTCTGGCTGGCCGGCCGGCGCCGTCCGGGGGCTGCGGTGCAACTGCTCTGGGGCGCGCTGGCCCTTGGCCTGGCGGTTGCGGCCTGGGCGGCGGCGGTCTGA
- a CDS encoding AI-2E family transporter: MNQARKPIYSVFLLLILGAALILACIVLRPFVNILIIGVVLAALFRPIHRRVAGLCGPRKNTLAALLTTGLIFTCIIIPIFFFLGSLLAQGVQSVNALQAHLASTDFNKLFSHDSIAPYVNWVQEHLPFLDLKKLALQADLIDLSKNAGQMLLDSGTRVIGNFFVLTMNFLILMFVLFFLIRDGHAMLAQVRYLLPLTNDQENRIIRQLDDVSKSVILGAFVIALAQGLAGGIGLFIVGIQPFFWGCMMGFASLIPVVGTAIIWLPVSVYLMLTGQWQWGVFMMAWGAVVISSIDSFIRPLLMQNRSNMSTFWVFLSIIGGIKFFGALGILYGPLILGFAMVMLTLYAEDYRHVLEERNLIATPAQTPETLPGK, from the coding sequence ATGAACCAAGCTCGAAAACCCATTTATTCCGTCTTCCTCCTGCTGATCCTGGGCGCGGCCCTGATCCTGGCCTGTATCGTCCTGCGCCCCTTCGTCAATATCCTTATCATCGGCGTGGTCCTGGCCGCGCTCTTCCGCCCGATCCATCGCCGCGTTGCCGGACTGTGCGGTCCCCGCAAAAACACCTTGGCCGCCCTTTTGACCACCGGCCTCATCTTCACCTGCATCATCATCCCGATCTTTTTCTTCCTCGGCTCCCTGTTGGCCCAGGGTGTGCAATCGGTCAACGCTTTGCAAGCCCATCTGGCCTCCACGGATTTCAACAAACTGTTCAGCCATGACTCCATTGCGCCCTATGTCAACTGGGTCCAGGAGCACCTGCCCTTCCTGGACCTCAAAAAACTGGCCCTGCAAGCCGATCTCATCGACCTTTCCAAAAATGCCGGCCAGATGCTCCTCGACAGCGGCACCCGGGTCATCGGCAACTTCTTCGTGCTGACCATGAATTTCCTGATCCTCATGTTCGTGCTCTTTTTCCTGATCCGCGACGGCCACGCCATGCTGGCCCAGGTGCGCTATCTGCTGCCCCTGACCAATGACCAGGAAAACCGGATCATCCGCCAGCTCGACGATGTCTCCAAGTCCGTCATCCTCGGGGCGTTCGTCATCGCCCTGGCCCAGGGGCTGGCCGGCGGCATCGGACTTTTTATCGTCGGCATTCAGCCTTTTTTCTGGGGCTGCATGATGGGTTTTGCCTCGCTTATCCCCGTGGTTGGCACGGCCATTATCTGGCTGCCCGTCTCGGTCTATCTCATGCTGACCGGCCAGTGGCAGTGGGGCGTGTTCATGATGGCCTGGGGAGCGGTGGTGATCTCCAGCATCGACTCCTTTATCCGGCCGCTGCTCATGCAAAACCGGTCCAACATGTCCACGTTCTGGGTGTTTCTCTCCATCATCGGCGGCATCAAGTTCTTCGGGGCCTTGGGCATCCTCTACGGCCCCCTCATCCTGGGATTCGCCATGGTCATGCTCACGTTGTACGCCGAGGATTACCGGCACGTGCTGGAGGAACGAAACCTGATCGCAACTCCCGCCCAGACCCCGGAAACACTGCCGGGAAAATAG
- a CDS encoding rubredoxin has protein sequence MSAPENMWQCQTTNCGYIYDPDRGDRKGKVPAGTSFEDLPEGWKCPICGGGKKCFRPLAGPGSTKEVKCPV, from the coding sequence ATGTCCGCGCCTGAGAACATGTGGCAGTGTCAGACCACCAATTGCGGGTATATCTACGATCCAGATCGTGGCGACCGCAAGGGCAAGGTCCCGGCCGGAACGTCCTTCGAGGATCTGCCTGAGGGCTGGAAATGCCCGATCTGCGGCGGCGGGAAGAAGTGCTTCCGCCCCCTGGCCGGCCCCGGATCGACCAAAGAAGTGAAATGTCCAGTCTGA
- a CDS encoding rubrerythrin family protein, with the protein MTKTMENLQEAFAGESQANRKYLAFAAQAEKEGLIGVAKLFKAAAAAETVHAHTHLRNMKGIGTTAENLKAAIAGETHEFKSMYPAMIEEAKTEGDKAAERGFTFANAVEELHANLYAKAANDPAGYPAEDWYVCSVCGYTIAGAAPDKCPVCQALAKAFFKVD; encoded by the coding sequence ATGACCAAGACTATGGAAAATCTGCAGGAAGCGTTTGCCGGCGAGTCCCAGGCCAACCGGAAGTATCTGGCCTTTGCCGCCCAGGCCGAAAAAGAAGGACTCATCGGCGTGGCCAAGCTGTTCAAGGCCGCTGCTGCTGCTGAAACCGTGCATGCCCACACCCATCTGCGCAACATGAAGGGCATTGGCACCACGGCCGAGAATCTCAAGGCCGCCATCGCCGGCGAAACCCACGAATTCAAGAGCATGTACCCGGCCATGATTGAAGAGGCCAAGACGGAAGGCGACAAGGCGGCCGAGCGCGGCTTCACCTTTGCCAACGCCGTCGAGGAGCTCCACGCCAACCTGTATGCCAAGGCCGCCAATGATCCGGCCGGCTATCCGGCCGAGGACTGGTACGTCTGTTCCGTGTGCGGCTACACCATCGCCGGCGCCGCTCCCGACAAATGCCCGGTGTGCCAGGCTCTGGCCAAGGCGTTTTTCAAGGTCGACTAA
- a CDS encoding Fur family transcriptional regulator has translation MMIAALKELFTQSGLKFTNQRYLVYKAMVEARDHPSAEMVWRRVRGEAPAISLDTVYRTLAALETRGLVTRVPSGGEEGRFDGDAAPHHHLVCLSCGRIEDFTMPGAGLEDLPPQVAAWGRIRDAQVLVRGICRACLGRNTENQ, from the coding sequence ATGATGATTGCAGCCCTGAAAGAACTTTTCACCCAAAGCGGCCTTAAGTTTACCAACCAGCGCTATCTGGTGTACAAGGCCATGGTCGAAGCCAGAGATCATCCCTCGGCCGAGATGGTCTGGCGACGGGTTCGGGGGGAGGCTCCGGCCATTTCCCTGGACACGGTCTACCGGACCCTGGCCGCCCTGGAAACGCGGGGACTGGTGACGCGGGTGCCGTCGGGCGGCGAGGAAGGGCGGTTTGACGGCGATGCCGCGCCGCACCACCATCTGGTGTGCCTGAGCTGCGGTCGCATCGAGGATTTTACCATGCCCGGGGCCGGGCTTGAGGATTTGCCGCCACAGGTCGCGGCCTGGGGGCGCATCCGCGACGCCCAGGTCCTGGTGCGCGGCATCTGCCGGGCCTGTCTCGGACGCAACACCGAAAACCAGTAA
- a CDS encoding 3'-5' exonuclease: MTVLSGLLGRFSRRLSPAQPHALLAAHRAAQAGRDPQALLDDLQFVAVDTELTGLDPRRDAVVSVAAVRLRGLSIVAGETYATLVRPDRDVPHNASLIHRLTAAALESAPPMAEVLAGLLDFIGPAVIVGHHVDLDMAFFNAASCRYFGGELASPCIDTLRLAMAYEEKRLTLEGGGDIEQAGYTLPALCRRYHLPSFAAHDARHDALAAAYLFLYLAKKLSRGRPLPLAGLWRAGRLWWM, translated from the coding sequence ATGACCGTTTTGTCTGGTTTACTCGGGCGATTCTCCAGGCGTCTGTCGCCAGCCCAGCCCCATGCGCTCCTGGCCGCCCACCGGGCGGCCCAGGCCGGACGCGATCCCCAAGCCCTGTTGGATGATCTGCAGTTTGTGGCTGTGGATACGGAACTGACCGGGCTTGATCCCCGCCGCGACGCCGTGGTGTCGGTGGCGGCGGTGCGCTTGCGCGGGCTCTCCATCGTGGCCGGCGAGACCTACGCCACCCTGGTGCGACCGGACCGGGACGTGCCGCATAATGCTTCGCTCATTCACCGCCTGACCGCCGCCGCCCTGGAGTCGGCCCCGCCCATGGCCGAGGTCCTGGCCGGACTGCTCGATTTCATTGGGCCGGCCGTCATTGTCGGCCACCATGTAGACCTGGACATGGCTTTTTTCAATGCTGCTAGTTGCCGCTATTTTGGCGGCGAATTGGCCTCCCCCTGCATTGATACCCTGCGTCTGGCCATGGCCTACGAAGAAAAGCGACTGACGCTCGAAGGGGGCGGGGATATCGAACAGGCCGGATATACGTTGCCGGCCCTGTGTCGGCGCTATCATCTGCCGTCCTTTGCCGCCCACGACGCCCGGCACGATGCCCTGGCTGCGGCCTATCTCTTTCTCTATCTGGCCAAAAAGCTCAGTCGGGGCAGACCGCTGCCGCTGGCTGGCCTGTGGCGGGCCGGGCGGCTGTGGTGGATGTAA
- a CDS encoding CBS domain-containing protein, which translates to MTMPDPSLQPDAVTAFLATTPPFDRLSPVDLAQLAAAGRVALYLEGETIAEPDAAEPVVCCVQRGGVVFVPPGQDRQGGRLTDVRGEGECFGLAGALPGCPDGCQVAAAADTFLVRLPGSVFAAVAARNPQVAAYFDNCLASRVCPVAGDIAAATDVTGGADGDYLFTRQAGEVASRGVVGVVRGTNLRQTARTMEEASVGSVVVREVSGTVIGIVTDRDLRRAVARGLGLDAAVETLMSAPVAAIDAATPCFEALSHMTESGFRHLLVTTNGEPAGLVTANDLLLAHGRSPMALLRSIRRAASLDDLAALARRSFPLAAALAARGATAATVGGLLAMTAQGVLGRLLDLLVRECGLPPGRWCWLALGAAGRREMLPGMGLSLAVAADCGGDDIVARAMDTYCRAVLPILAGWLEACGLGGTRLAGPIDLAGLRAFLHDGPDFKRLDVRIAAGDSGLAEAVRAVLIGCRPEARSLAAGLRRHLACPVPLGVHQGRLAERHGGFAPVFDVAERGTRPVVVMARLAGLLWGAPGPGTSARLQSLAAAGRLAGPVVQSVLEAFAFFEGERLLARLSGQSGDPDVVVRPGALSARRRQEYRIAFGAVEALRLALLDALGAGEGRS; encoded by the coding sequence ATGACCATGCCAGATCCGTCCCTGCAACCAGATGCCGTGACCGCCTTTCTGGCCACAACTCCGCCTTTTGACCGGCTGTCCCCGGTCGATCTGGCCCAACTGGCCGCAGCCGGTCGGGTGGCCCTGTATCTGGAAGGCGAGACCATTGCCGAACCCGATGCGGCCGAGCCGGTGGTCTGCTGCGTCCAGCGGGGCGGGGTGGTTTTTGTGCCTCCTGGCCAGGACCGGCAAGGGGGCAGGCTTACGGACGTACGCGGCGAAGGCGAATGCTTCGGGCTGGCCGGAGCCTTGCCCGGCTGTCCGGACGGTTGCCAGGTGGCGGCTGCGGCCGACACCTTTCTGGTGCGCTTGCCGGGGAGTGTGTTTGCGGCCGTGGCCGCACGGAATCCCCAGGTGGCCGCCTATTTCGACAACTGTCTGGCCAGCCGTGTCTGTCCCGTGGCCGGCGACATCGCCGCAGCGACCGATGTGACCGGTGGGGCTGATGGAGATTATCTCTTTACCCGCCAGGCCGGGGAAGTGGCCTCCCGGGGGGTGGTCGGCGTGGTGCGCGGCACAAATTTGCGCCAAACAGCCAGGACCATGGAAGAAGCCTCTGTGGGGTCGGTAGTGGTGCGCGAGGTCTCGGGAACGGTCATCGGCATTGTCACCGATCGCGATTTGCGCCGGGCCGTGGCCCGGGGGCTTGGGCTTGACGCTGCGGTCGAAACGCTCATGTCCGCGCCGGTTGCCGCCATTGATGCGGCCACGCCGTGCTTCGAGGCCTTAAGCCACATGACCGAATCCGGTTTTCGTCATCTGCTGGTCACGACCAACGGGGAGCCCGCCGGCCTGGTCACGGCCAATGATCTGCTCCTGGCCCACGGCCGTTCGCCCATGGCCCTGCTGCGCTCCATCCGCCGGGCCGCAAGCCTGGACGATCTGGCTGCCTTGGCCCGGCGTTCATTTCCCCTGGCCGCCGCTTTGGCCGCGCGCGGGGCAACCGCCGCAACCGTCGGAGGCCTGCTCGCCATGACGGCCCAGGGAGTGCTTGGCCGGCTACTCGATCTGCTGGTGCGGGAGTGTGGCCTGCCGCCGGGGCGGTGGTGTTGGTTGGCCCTGGGCGCAGCCGGAAGGCGGGAAATGCTGCCGGGTATGGGACTGTCCCTGGCCGTGGCGGCGGATTGCGGCGGCGACGATATTGTGGCCCGGGCCATGGACACCTACTGCCGCGCCGTACTGCCGATCCTGGCTGGTTGGCTTGAGGCCTGCGGGCTGGGCGGGACGCGATTGGCCGGACCTATTGATCTGGCCGGTCTGCGAGCGTTCCTGCACGACGGCCCGGATTTCAAGCGCCTCGATGTCCGGATTGCAGCCGGAGACAGCGGGCTTGCCGAGGCTGTGCGGGCTGTGTTGATCGGCTGCCGCCCCGAGGCCCGGTCTCTGGCGGCAGGGCTTCGCCGCCATCTGGCCTGTCCGGTTCCCTTGGGCGTCCACCAGGGGCGTTTGGCCGAACGCCACGGCGGCTTTGCCCCTGTTTTCGACGTGGCCGAGCGGGGGACCCGGCCGGTCGTGGTCATGGCCCGGCTGGCCGGACTGCTCTGGGGCGCGCCCGGGCCGGGGACGTCTGCCCGGCTGCAATCCCTGGCTGCTGCCGGGCGTCTGGCCGGGCCGGTGGTGCAAAGCGTCCTGGAGGCCTTTGCCTTTTTCGAGGGTGAGCGACTGTTGGCCCGCCTGTCAGGCCAGTCCGGCGATCCTGACGTGGTGGTCCGGCCCGGGGCGCTCTCCGCTCGGCGTCGCCAGGAATATCGGATCGCCTTTGGGGCGGTAGAGGCCTTGCGCCTGGCTTTGCTCGACGCGCTCGGAGCGGGGGAGGGCCGGTCATGA